The genomic window GGAGGCCGAGGGCGCCAACAGCCCCGCCGATATCCTTCTGACCGTCGATACCTCGCGCCTCTACCGCGCCAGCGAGATGGGCCTGCTGCAAAGTATTGACAGCGATGTGCTGGAGGCGCGTATCCCCGGCTATCTTCAGGATGACGACAATCAGTGGTTCGGGTTCTCGCAACGCGCACGGATCATTTTCTACAGCAATGAGCGGCTTGAAAACCCGCCGAGCACCTATGCGGATCTGGCCGATGACGCCTATGAGGGGCTGATCTGCATCCGCTCCTCCACCAACACCTATAACCAGACGCTTCTGTCCTCGATCATCGAGAATCAGGGCGAAGAGGCGGCCCGTGCATGGGCCCAGGGCGTTGTCGAGAACATGGCCCGCGATCCGCAGGGCGGTGACACCGATCAGTTGCGTGGCATCGTTTCGGGTGAATGTGATATCGCCGTGTCCAACACCTATTACTTCGCCCGCGCCATCCGGCGCCCGGTCGAGGGCCTGTCAGAAGGCATTGACGGTGTCGGCTGGGTCTTCCCCGATCAGAACGGCAGTGGCGCCCATGTGAACCTGTCCGGCGGCGGTGTGGCGGCCCATGCACCGAACCGCGACAACGCCATCGCGTTTCTGGAATATCTCGCCTCGGATCAGGCGCAGCAGTATTTCTCGGCCGGGAATGATGAATACCCGGCAGTGCCCGGCGTGGCGATCTCCCCCTCGGTTGCGCATCTTGGTTTCTTCAAACCCGATGATGTGGATCTGTCTGCCGTCGCCCAGAACCTAGGCACTTCACAGGCGATCTTCAACGATGTGGGTTGGGAATAAACGCTTTACCTGATCAGGTTTTGCATGCGGGCGCCCTTGACGGCGCCCGTTTTGCGCTTGGCACCTGCGGGCATGCTACTCGGCGGCTTCCGGTTCCGGTACAAAGCCCCGTGCGGTGCTTCTGCTCCGGCCCAGTCCCCAGCAAAGGATCGCCACCGGAAACAGCCCGACCAGCCCGATCACCAGACTTGGCACCGCCGCCTCGGCCAGACGTTCGTCACTGGCCAGCCTGTGGGCCTGTACCGCCAATGTATCGAAATTGAAGGGCCGCATGATCAGGGTTGCGGGCAGTTCCTTCATCACATCCACAAAGACGATCAGCAGAGCTGTCAGCAGGCTTGGCTTGAGGATCGGCAGATGCACATCGCGCAGCATCATCGGCGGGCTGCGTCCCAAAGTCCGCGCCACCGCATCCATATTCGGGTTGATCGTGGTCAGCCCGCTGTCATAGGCCGACAGGGCGGCGGCCATGAACCGCACCATATAGGCCATGATCAGCAACCAGATCGACCCGGTCAGCAGCAGCCCGGTCGAGATGTCGAATGTGGCCCGCATCCAGGCATCCAGCGCGTTGTCGAAAGCCGCAAAGGGCACCAGAAGCCCGACCGCGATCACCCCGCCCGGCACCGCATAGCCCAGCCCGGCCAGCTGAACCGCCCCCCGGGAGGCCGGGGTTGGATGCAGCCGCGCATTGAACCCAAGCAGCACTGCGGCGATCACCGTCAGCAGCGCCGCAACCGAGGCCAGGGTCAGCGAGTTCTGCAGAAAGCCCAGATAGCGCGGCGTGACCAAAAGCTGCCCTGAGTTCCAGCCCATGCTGACCAGCAGGATCACCGGCAGGATAAACCCAAGCAGCACCGGCACCAGACAGAACATCACCGCCCCACAGGCGCGCGCACCGGTCAGATCGGCGGGGGTCATCGCCTCGAACCGGCGCCCGGCGCCATGATGCCGCTGATGTTTGCGTTGCGTGCGTTCCAGCGCTGCCAGAACCAGGGCCACGATCAACAGACACAGCGCCAGTTGCGCCGCCGCCGCCCTGTCGGCAAAGGCGAACCAGCTTTGATAAATGCCGGTCGCAAAGGTCTGCACCCCGAAATAGGACACGGTTCCGAAATCGGCGATGGTCTCCATCACCGCCAGCAATGTGCCACCGGCGATGGCGGGCCGGGCAATCGGCAGGCTGACATGCCAGAACGCGCCCCAGGCCCCGCGCCCCAGGGTGCGCGCGGCGATATAGGCGGTGGCGCTTTGCTGCAAAAACGCGGCACGGGCCAGCAGATAGACATAAGGATACAGCACCAGCACCAGCATCAGCGCCGCACCGGGAAGCGAGCGGATTTCCGGGAACCAGTAATCGCGCGGGCCCCAGCCGGTCAGATCGCGCAATGTGGTCTGCACCCAACCCGGATGGTCCAGAAAATCCGTATAGGCATAGGCCAGCACATAGGCGGGAAAGGCCATTGGCAGGGCCAGGGCGATCTCAAGCAGTTTACGGCCCGCAAACCGCGTCATCACCACCAGCCAGGCCGCGCCCGTTCCAATCACCGCGGTGCCTGCGGCGACCAGAATCACCAGACCGGCGGTTGTGCCCGCATAGCGCGGCAACACGCTTTGCATCAGGCCCTGCACGGTTCCCACGCCTCCGGTCAGCGCGGCCAGCAGAACCGCGCCGATCGGCAGCAGACACAGGGCCGCAACCAGCCAGGCCATCAGGCTGAGACGTTTGGAGGAGAGAACGCGCCGGGTCATCCCCCTGCTCTATCGCGGTTTGTGGTGCAGATGAAGCAGTGCAAATGAAAAACGCGGTTGAGCCTTGGCCGATGGATGTCGGGATACATCCGGCTGGGCAGAATATTCTGGCCGCGCGCGGGGGATAACAGGCCTTGCCCCGCCTTGCGAACTGGCCAAGGGTAGGTCTGATTGACCTGTGAGGCTCCGATGCGTCCTGTCTGTGCCCTGTTCCTGCTTTGCGCCATAAGCGCCTGTGGCCTTGGCGGCCCGGGCTTTCGCGACCCATCGGTCATCATCGCCTCGAACGCGAATTTCGATCCCGCACGTTATGCCGGGCGCTGGTACGAGGTTGCGCGCTACCCCAATGCTGTCCAGTCCGGTTGCGCCGGGGCCATCGCCGATTATCAGATGCAGCCCGATGGCAGTCTGGCGATCCGCGAAACCTGCCTTGATGGCACAGGCGCGCCCCTGCGGGAGATCATGGGGCAGGCGACCCTCTCGGGCCCCGGGCGTCTGTCGGTGCGGCTTGCCGGGGTGCCGGGGGCCGCGCCCTATTGGGTGCTGTGGGTCGATGAAGGCTATCGCACCGCCGTTCTGGGCCAACCCGATGGCCGCGCCGGCTGGATTCTGAACCGTGATCCCGTCATTCCCGCCGACCGTCTAACCGCCGCGCGT from Rhodophyticola sp. CCM32 includes these protein-coding regions:
- a CDS encoding extracellular solute-binding protein — encoded protein: MTRTLALLLGTAICASGIAAAQAEELNLYSSRHYDTDERLYSDFTDATGITINRIEGNADELIARMEAEGANSPADILLTVDTSRLYRASEMGLLQSIDSDVLEARIPGYLQDDDNQWFGFSQRARIIFYSNERLENPPSTYADLADDAYEGLICIRSSTNTYNQTLLSSIIENQGEEAARAWAQGVVENMARDPQGGDTDQLRGIVSGECDIAVSNTYYFARAIRRPVEGLSEGIDGVGWVFPDQNGSGAHVNLSGGGVAAHAPNRDNAIAFLEYLASDQAQQYFSAGNDEYPAVPGVAISPSVAHLGFFKPDDVDLSAVAQNLGTSQAIFNDVGWE
- a CDS encoding ABC transporter permease yields the protein MTRRVLSSKRLSLMAWLVAALCLLPIGAVLLAALTGGVGTVQGLMQSVLPRYAGTTAGLVILVAAGTAVIGTGAAWLVVMTRFAGRKLLEIALALPMAFPAYVLAYAYTDFLDHPGWVQTTLRDLTGWGPRDYWFPEIRSLPGAALMLVLVLYPYVYLLARAAFLQQSATAYIAARTLGRGAWGAFWHVSLPIARPAIAGGTLLAVMETIADFGTVSYFGVQTFATGIYQSWFAFADRAAAAQLALCLLIVALVLAALERTQRKHQRHHGAGRRFEAMTPADLTGARACGAVMFCLVPVLLGFILPVILLVSMGWNSGQLLVTPRYLGFLQNSLTLASVAALLTVIAAVLLGFNARLHPTPASRGAVQLAGLGYAVPGGVIAVGLLVPFAAFDNALDAWMRATFDISTGLLLTGSIWLLIMAYMVRFMAAALSAYDSGLTTINPNMDAVARTLGRSPPMMLRDVHLPILKPSLLTALLIVFVDVMKELPATLIMRPFNFDTLAVQAHRLASDERLAEAAVPSLVIGLVGLFPVAILCWGLGRSRSTARGFVPEPEAAE
- a CDS encoding lipocalin family protein codes for the protein MRPVCALFLLCAISACGLGGPGFRDPSVIIASNANFDPARYAGRWYEVARYPNAVQSGCAGAIADYQMQPDGSLAIRETCLDGTGAPLREIMGQATLSGPGRLSVRLAGVPGAAPYWVLWVDEGYRTAVLGQPDGRAGWILNRDPVIPADRLTAAREVLAFNGYDLTDLQPSGAMIPR